A genome region from Gigantopelta aegis isolate Gae_Host chromosome 3, Gae_host_genome, whole genome shotgun sequence includes the following:
- the LOC121368137 gene encoding transcription factor SPT20 homolog, translating to MSPLFILLSSWLLCCVQGFYIEYEGEFVELPLHQFRQKRATGGFNQRFNPMAQSRSSYAIQNPVGIQQRPLARASNYPPPTSSVQSTFAIANPVPVSGRHLSNSPLPMGRSSILQNQMLLHQQHSQNVYPGQAFQNQQQPQHKVMQTFQAPPTPSIYNPTMFNNVNRQGSLPLVQSGSLSAFAQAVRNSMAIANPVPGGNNYMQNPWMNPQRSMARQNPPNARLGAVMQYPYVTQQPSGQFIQPLQQTVQRANSMPMQFQLPTLQMQQRQHQQQQQRIQQQKQQQQQFRNMMTLANMDPQVEITRIPQNEFGLSSQAAASRPSLPKPNFNSWLQHSPNARSFPQPQNKQVNTRPFTPIRKQQLNPLSFTPVPKPKLNPKSITPLQNKEQNPRSIKPLQYQEINPKSSTQHHNQQLNELGLVRDPAFDLQSILGRKSKTNAIGTKPRTSNQRQQMQNNMLRIQKPNQQQQMQNNMLRIQKPNQQQQMQNNMLRIQKPNQQQQMQNNMLRIQKPNQQQQMQNNMLRIQKPNQQQQMQNNMLRIQKPNQQQQMQNNMLGIQKPNQQQQMQNNVFRIQPSNQQQRMQNNMFGIQTSNQQQQQLQNNMLRIQTSNQQRQIQSNILGMANSNRQLPPQNIPQNLNKRQQMQTNMFQISSPNRWSQMQNTMLRMVNSNRQRQTPTLINGQPTAQSATVNPLSTGQRTIGLSAQASIPLAQQQVIDQNQMLMQLSKNANAGPQQTFQQTLSNQPGLGSHFHPMN from the exons ATGTCGCCTCTCTTCATTCTCCTGTCATCCTGGCTTCTGTGCTGTGTACAGG GCTTTTACATTGAATATGAAGGCGAGTTTGTGGAACTGCCATTGCATCAATTTA GGCAAAAACGGGCCACAGGTGGTTTCAACCAAAGATTTAACCCAATGG CACAGAGTAGATCGTCTTATGCCATCCAAAATCCTGTAGGCATTCAGCAAAGACCATTAGCCAGAGCATCTAACTACCCGCCGCCAACAAGTTCTGTTCAGAGCACGTTTGCAATTGCTAATCCAGTACCGGTTTCTGGTAGACATCTGTCCAACTCACCATTGCCAATGGGCAGATCCTCCATACTGCAGAATCAGATGCTGCTACACCAGCAGCATAGTCAAAACGTGTATCCAGGTCAGGCCTTCCAAAACCAGCAACAGCCACAGCATAAGGTTATGCAGACCTTCCAAGCGCCACCGACTCCCTCCATCTACAATCCGACAATGTTTAATAATG TTAATCGTCAAGGCTCACTGCCATTAGTACAAAGTGGATCTCTGTCAGCATTTGCACAGGCCGTGCGAAATTCAATGGCAATCGCAAATCCTGTACCTGGTGGCAACAATTACATGCAAAACCCGTGGATGAATCCGCAGAGGTCTATGGCACGACAGAATCCGCCGAACGCTCGTCTGGGAGCGGTCATGCAATATCCGTACGTTACGCAACAGCCTTCAGGGCAATTTATTCAACCTTTACAGCAGACAGTGCAACGCGCCAACAGCATGCCTATGCAGTTTCAACTACCAACACTACAAATGCAACAGCGTCAGcatcagcagcaacaacaacgaATACAGCAGCagaaacagcagcagcaacaattCAGAAATATGATGACTCTGGCTAATATGGACCCACAAGTGGAGATAACTCGCATTCCACAAAACGAGTTTGGTCTCAGTTCCCAAGCGGCAGCTTCTCGGCCGTCGCTGCCCAAGCCTAACTTCAATTCCTGGTTGCAGCATTCGCCAAACGCCAGATCCTTCCCTCAGCCTCAGAATAAGCAGGTCAACACTAGACCTTTCACACCAATTCGAAAACAACAGCTGAACCCACTGTCCTTCACACCAGTTCCAAAGCCAAAGTTGAACCCCAAATCCATCACACCACTTCAAAACAAAGAGCAAAATCCTAGATCCATCAAACCACTTCAATATCAAGAGATAAACCCCAAGTCGTCCACGCAGCATCATAATCAGCAACTGAATGAATTGGGGCTCGTTCGAGATCCAGCCTTTGATTTGCAGTCAATCCTCGGTCGAAAATCCAAAACCAATGCCATTGGGACCAAACCACGGACGTCTAACCAACGACAACAGATGCAAAACAACATGTTAAGAATCCAGAAGCCTAACCAACAACAACAGATGCAAAACAACATGTTAAGAATCCAGAAGCCTAACCAACAACAACAGATGCAAAACAACATGTTAAGAATCCAGAAGCCTAACCAACAACAACAGATGCAAAACAACATGTTAAGAATCCAGAAGCCTAACCAACAACAACAGATGCAAAACAACATGTTAAGAATCCAGAAGCCTAACCAACAACAACAGATGCAAAACAACATGTTAAGAATCCAGAAGCCTAACCAACAACAACAGATGCAAAACAACATGTTGGGAATCCAGAAGCCTAACCAACAACAACAGATGCAAAACAACGTATTTAGAATTCAGCCCTCTAACCAACAACAAAGGATGCAGAACAACATGTTTGGTATTCAGACCtccaaccaacaacaacaacagctgcAGAACAACATGTTGCGAATCCAGACTTCTAACCAGCAGCGACAGATACAAAGTaacattttgggtatggcgaACTCGAATAGACAGTTACCACCACAGAATATCCCCCAGAATCTAAACAAGCGGCAGCAGATGCAAACCAACATGTTTCAAATCAGCAGCCCTAACAGGTGGTCGCAGATGCAGAATACTATGTTAAGGATGGTGAACTCCAACAGGCAGCGACAGACACCAACGTTAATAAATGGCCAACCCACTGCTCAGAGTGCCACGGTGAACCCGCTTTCGACTGGCCAACGCACAATTGGCCTTTCGGCCCAAGCTTCTATTCCACTTGCGCAGCAACAAGTCATTGATCAAAACCAGATGCTGATGCAACTGAGTAAGAACGCCAACGCTGGCCCTCAACAAACATTCCAGCAGACTCTTTCAAACCAGCCAGGGTTAGGCAGTCATTTTCATCCaatgaattaa